The following are from one region of the Streptomyces rubrogriseus genome:
- the bldD gene encoding transcriptional regulator BldD, protein MSSEYAKQLGAKLRAIRTQQGLSLHGVEEKSQGRWKAVVVGSYERGDRAVTVQRLAELADFYGVPVQELLPGTTPGGAAEPPPKLVLDLERLATVPAEKAGPLQRYAATIQSQRGDYNGKVLSIRQDDLRTLAVIYDQSPSVLTEQLISWGVLDADARRAVASHDEL, encoded by the coding sequence ATGTCCAGCGAATACGCCAAACAGCTCGGGGCCAAGCTCCGGGCCATCCGCACCCAGCAGGGCCTTTCCCTCCACGGTGTCGAGGAGAAGTCCCAGGGCCGCTGGAAGGCCGTCGTGGTCGGTTCGTACGAGCGCGGCGACCGTGCCGTGACCGTGCAGCGCCTCGCCGAGCTGGCGGACTTCTACGGCGTCCCCGTGCAGGAGCTGCTGCCGGGCACCACCCCGGGCGGCGCCGCCGAGCCGCCGCCGAAGCTGGTCCTGGACCTGGAGCGGCTGGCCACCGTGCCGGCCGAGAAGGCGGGCCCGCTCCAGCGGTACGCGGCCACGATCCAGTCGCAGCGCGGTGACTACAACGGCAAGGTGCTCTCGATCCGCCAGGACGACCTGCGCACACTCGCCGTCATCTACGACCAGTCGCCCTCGGTCCTCACCGAGCAGCTGATCAGCTGGGGCGTCCTGGACGCGGACGCGCGCCGCGCGGTGGCGTCCCACGACGAGCTCTGA
- the pyrR gene encoding bifunctional pyr operon transcriptional regulator/uracil phosphoribosyltransferase PyrR, producing MDKQQDQQQDARPVLEGPDIARVLTRIAHEIVERAKGADDVVLLGIPTRGVFLARRLADKLEQITERKMPVGSLDITMYRDDLRMHPPRALARTEIPGDGIDGRLVVLVDDVLFSGRTIRAALDALNDIGRPRAVQLAVLVDRGHRELPIRADYVGKNLPTSLRETVKVQLAEEDGRDTVLLGAKPDAPGAHP from the coding sequence ATGGACAAGCAGCAGGACCAGCAGCAGGATGCCCGGCCCGTTCTCGAAGGGCCCGACATCGCGCGGGTGCTGACCCGCATCGCCCACGAGATCGTCGAACGCGCCAAGGGCGCCGACGACGTGGTGCTCCTCGGCATCCCGACCCGGGGCGTCTTCCTCGCCCGGCGGCTCGCCGACAAGCTGGAGCAGATCACCGAGCGCAAGATGCCGGTCGGCTCGCTGGACATCACCATGTACCGCGACGACCTGCGCATGCACCCGCCGCGCGCCCTGGCCCGCACCGAGATCCCCGGTGACGGCATCGACGGCCGCCTCGTCGTCCTCGTCGACGACGTGCTCTTCTCCGGCCGCACCATCCGAGCCGCCCTCGACGCGCTGAACGACATCGGCCGCCCGCGCGCGGTACAGCTCGCCGTACTCGTCGACCGCGGCCACCGCGAACTGCCCATCCGCGCCGACTACGTCGGCAAGAACCTCCCGACGTCGCTGCGGGAGACGGTCAAGGTCCAGCTCGCCGAGGAGGACGGTCGCGACACCGTGCTGCTCGGTGCCAAGCCGGACGCCCCGGGCGCCCACCCGTAG
- a CDS encoding aspartate carbamoyltransferase catalytic subunit, with the protein MQRHLISAADLTRDDAVLILDTAEEMARVADRPIKKLPTLRGRTVVNLFFEDSTRTRISFEAAEKRLSADVINFTAKGSSVSKGESLKDTAQTLEAMGVDAVVIRHSASGAPYRLATSGWIDAAVVNAGDGTHQHPTQALLDAFTMRRRLVGRDAGLGKDLDGRRITLVGDILHSRVARSNVDLLHTLGAEVTLVAPPTLLPVGVETWPCEVSYDLDSTLPKSDAVMLLRVQRERMNAAFFPTEREYSRRYGLDGDRMAKMPDHAIVMHPGPMVRGMEITAEVADSDRCTVVEQVTNGVSIRMAVLYLLLGGNEPAVSHARPTEEK; encoded by the coding sequence ATGCAGCGTCATCTCATCTCGGCCGCCGACCTCACCCGCGACGACGCCGTCCTGATCCTCGACACCGCCGAGGAGATGGCCCGGGTCGCGGACCGGCCGATCAAGAAACTGCCGACCCTGCGCGGCCGCACCGTCGTCAACCTCTTCTTCGAGGACTCCACCCGGACCCGGATCTCCTTCGAGGCCGCCGAGAAGCGGCTGTCCGCGGACGTCATCAACTTCACCGCCAAGGGATCCAGCGTCTCCAAGGGCGAGTCCCTCAAGGACACCGCCCAGACCCTGGAGGCGATGGGCGTCGACGCCGTCGTCATCCGGCACAGCGCCTCCGGCGCCCCCTACCGCCTGGCCACCTCCGGCTGGATCGACGCCGCCGTGGTCAACGCCGGGGACGGCACCCACCAGCACCCCACCCAGGCCCTGCTCGACGCCTTCACCATGCGCCGCCGCCTGGTCGGCCGTGACGCCGGGCTCGGCAAGGATCTGGACGGCCGCCGGATCACCCTCGTCGGCGACATCCTGCACAGCCGCGTCGCCCGCTCCAACGTCGACCTGCTGCACACCCTCGGCGCCGAGGTCACCCTCGTCGCCCCGCCCACCCTGCTGCCGGTGGGCGTCGAGACCTGGCCCTGCGAGGTCTCCTACGACCTCGACTCCACGCTGCCCAAGTCCGACGCGGTGATGCTGCTGCGCGTGCAGCGCGAGCGGATGAACGCCGCGTTCTTCCCCACCGAGCGCGAGTACTCCCGCCGCTACGGCCTCGACGGCGACCGGATGGCGAAGATGCCCGACCACGCCATCGTGATGCACCCCGGCCCCATGGTCCGCGGCATGGAGATCACCGCCGAGGTCGCCGACTCCGACCGCTGCACCGTCGTCGAGCAGGTCACCAACGGCGTCTCCATCCGGATGGCCGTCCTCTACCTGCTGCTCGGCGGCAACGAGCCCGCCGTTTCCCACGCCCGCCCCACCGAGGAGAAGTAA
- a CDS encoding dihydroorotase, which produces MSKTLIRGAKVLGGEPQDVLIDGGVVEAVGRDLSAEGAEVVEADGKVLLPGLVDLHTHLREPGREDSETVLTGTRAAASGGYTNVFAMANTFPVADTAGVVEQVWRLGQESGYCDVQPIGAVTVGLEGAKLAELGAMHESAAGVTVFSDDGKCVHDAVIMRRALEYVKAFNGVVAQHAQEPRLTEGAQMNEGVVSAELGLGGWPAVAEESVIARDVLLAEHVGSRVHICHLSTAGSVEIVRWAKSRGIDVTAEVTPHHLLLTDELVRSYNPVYKVNPPLRTERDVMALREALADGTIDIVATDHAPHPHEDKDCEWAAAAMGMVGLETALSVVQETMVDTGLLDWAGVADRMSFKPAKIGQATGHGRPVSAGEPANLTLVDAAYRGQVDPAGFASRSRNTPYEGRELPGRVTHTWLRGKATLVDGKLT; this is translated from the coding sequence ATGAGCAAGACCCTGATCCGCGGTGCGAAGGTGCTCGGCGGCGAGCCGCAGGACGTGCTGATCGACGGCGGCGTCGTCGAGGCGGTCGGCCGGGACCTGTCCGCCGAGGGCGCGGAGGTCGTCGAGGCCGACGGCAAGGTGCTGCTGCCGGGCCTGGTCGACCTGCACACCCACCTGCGCGAGCCCGGCCGCGAGGACTCCGAGACCGTCCTCACCGGCACCCGCGCGGCGGCGAGCGGCGGCTACACCAACGTCTTCGCCATGGCCAACACCTTCCCGGTCGCCGACACCGCCGGCGTCGTCGAGCAGGTCTGGCGGCTCGGCCAGGAGTCCGGCTACTGCGACGTGCAGCCGATCGGCGCCGTCACGGTCGGTCTGGAGGGCGCCAAGCTCGCCGAGCTGGGCGCCATGCACGAGTCCGCGGCCGGTGTCACCGTCTTCTCCGACGACGGCAAGTGCGTCCACGACGCCGTGATCATGCGCCGTGCCCTGGAGTACGTGAAGGCCTTCAACGGCGTCGTCGCCCAGCACGCCCAGGAGCCCCGGCTCACCGAGGGCGCCCAGATGAACGAGGGCGTCGTCTCCGCCGAGCTGGGCCTCGGCGGCTGGCCCGCCGTCGCCGAGGAGTCGGTCATCGCGCGGGACGTGCTGCTCGCCGAGCACGTCGGCTCCCGCGTCCACATCTGCCACCTGTCGACCGCCGGGTCCGTCGAGATCGTCCGCTGGGCCAAGTCCCGCGGCATCGACGTCACCGCCGAGGTCACCCCGCACCACCTGCTCCTCACCGACGAGCTGGTCCGGTCGTACAACCCGGTCTACAAGGTCAACCCGCCGCTGCGCACGGAGCGCGACGTCATGGCGCTGCGCGAGGCGCTCGCCGACGGCACGATCGACATCGTCGCCACCGACCACGCCCCGCACCCTCACGAGGACAAGGACTGCGAGTGGGCCGCCGCCGCCATGGGGATGGTGGGCCTGGAGACCGCGCTGTCGGTCGTGCAGGAGACCATGGTGGACACGGGCCTGCTGGACTGGGCCGGCGTCGCCGACCGGATGTCCTTCAAGCCCGCCAAGATCGGACAGGCCACCGGACACGGCCGTCCCGTCTCGGCCGGTGAGCCCGCCAACCTCACCCTGGTCGATGCGGCATACCGTGGCCAGGTGGACCCCGCGGGCTTCGCCTCGCGCAGTCGCAACACCCCCTACGAGGGGCGTGAGCTGCCGGGCCGTGTGACGCACACGTGGCTGCGGGGCAAGGCCACGCTCGTCGACGGGAAGCTCACGTGA